ATCCCCTTCAATAATATTATTTCTGCAACTCTGTCATTCTGAGATGTGAGATATCCCTGATCTTTTCcaattaatttaattagttCTTTAATTAGTGCAGATTACACAATTTTATTAGACTTTTGTAGCATGCTGCTGACATTATTAAATGTTGGatacattcaaaataaaataaatgctcaGTTTGAACATTGAAATAGTACAAATACCATATTTGCAGGTTAATGAATTCTGTTCCTATTTACATTATGCTCAGCATCCCAACTTTGCTGGAAATGGGTTTGTAGTCTGTTAAATGACACAAATCTTGTGTTACaggtgagatgtgtgtgtatatgcagtAATTAATGGGTTATCGACCAGACAATCATAATCGCGTTTCTGTTAAAAATTGGATTTCACATTCAGTATATCAACTGCTAAGAATATTTGGCCTCTGCTGCAATAACCATACTCAGCATCAACTGCTATAAACTTGGAGTGTTTTATCATGCATACGCTCATGCATACCCACATGCATAACCTAGTCCACATATTAGATATGTTACATTTTGCAGTGTGCAAAATTTAGCATGCCCTCCTCAGGAGAAGTATAGTGAAAAAGCACACACATCTAACCAAATGGGGAATTATTTACACTCCAGATGGACAAACTAATGTTATCAGTTtatgttcatatttttcatgGACATGCAACATCATCATAACATCTGTcactgattaaaatgattaaacaaCATTTGATTGATTTACAACAGAAAAGTGTACAATTTCTTTtaaatactattattattattatttttcactaATTTACCAGTATTCACAATACATCGCTGTAtaccacaacaacacaaacacatgtattATGAGAGTGTGTAAACTCAACTACACTTGCATGATGATTAAAATCTGGACTATCTGAGTTTAAAAATCACTATCTGGTGAATCAGAAGAGAATATTCCTTGATGTAACTTGAACATCGTCATCATGGAacctgtttttttatatttaaaagcttTAATATAACATGTCTTATTTCAGTACACTGTAAAGCATATATGAGAGGATTCAGAATGCCTGGGATAATATGGAAAATCAGGGCTGCTGCTTTCCTGTACTCTGCAACACCAGAGAAACGATGGAGAATGAACATGGAACACCCACATGACCACATGATCATAAAGACAGTCAAATGTGTGCTACAGGTTTTCAAAGCCTTGCTGTTAAGggatttatttttgctggatAGACAGACAATGGCTATTTTTGAATAAGTTATTCCAATAGTTGTGAGGGAACAGCCAGCTACAACTGCTGTGTACACAAGGCCATATACGTTACTAATAAAGGAACCTTCGCACGAGAGTTTGTAGAGTGATACATTATCACAGAATGGGTTTGTTATGAATGTTCCACAGTGATTCAGCCTTAGTGTGAGACTTAACAAAATACAAACGAGCAGCAGTGTCACAGCCCAGGCTGATACAGTTAGTTTAGCCACCATTTTAGTAGTCATAATAGTTGTGTAGTGCAGTGGATTACAAATGGCAACATACCGGTCAAAGGCCATAACCATTAGAATACAGTTAGAAGCAACACTAAACATATGATAACCAAAGGCTTGAGTAACACAATCTCTAAAACTGATGTAACGCTCCGAGGCTGGCTTCAACATATCCACCATTAATCGAGGGACAACAACAGAGTTTCCAAACACATCATTAAATGGAAGGTTACAGAAGAGAAGGTACATAGGTTCATGAAGCCTTCTTTCCATTGTTATTAGCAGGATGATTGCAGTGTTAGATATTACAATGAGCACATAAGCAAACAGTAAGCTAAGAAATGCAGGATAAATATAAAGTTCAGAGACAACCAGTCCTTCCAGCTGCAAAACAGGGCTATTAAATGTCAGGTTTTCCATTGAAAAATGATGTACCAATTTataaattaaagcaaatttagTAAAAAATGATCTTCCTTTAAATATTTGTCAGTTAAATGGAATATTCTTTGCTACATTTACATGTTCAAGCATATACACAGATTTTCTCCTTGGCTGAATAAAGATTAATCAGTAGTAGAAACATATTGAGGGAAAGATAAGCATATCACAGTATGGTTTCAAtgttaacattttaaacattagcAAAAACCACcattaatattcaaatttctTTTCTGTTATAAAAACGTTATGCTTGGAGCAAAACTGCAACTGCCAGGCATTCTTTTATTTACTGTCTCAAAGAGCTCATGGGATTTCTGATGGAGTGTCATTACAGTAGTGTTGTGGTTGCAATATGTACAAACATGAATTTGTAACATTTAGCTTCATGTTTCTAAGTTCTATActttgtttcattgttttttttttatatatattttgttgtgATAACACACCCAGATATACTAAAGAAAAtcacatagttttttttttaatactgcaAGACCAAGTCATTCTTAAGGCCATGTTGTACTGTCATGTGCCTTTGCAGACTTTCCATTGCTAAATCAGGAGCATATAATTATAATTGGAAGAATTCAAATAGAGTCAGGAGCTGAATATGAAAAGAGTAGAATAGGTTTATTCTGCAGAGACTTTTAGgatatgtggtcagcaggggGACTTGTGAGGTCAAGGTATGTTATAGCTATATATGTTATAGCAGAGCAAATGACACCCCATAGAAtcctttacataaaaaaataataataaataaataaaaaaaaaaaacaatacaaaaagaGAAACCTGGAAGTGGGATATGTCCAGCAGGAAACATTTGAATAATTGAACAAA
This genomic interval from Hoplias malabaricus isolate fHopMal1 chromosome 15, fHopMal1.hap1, whole genome shotgun sequence contains the following:
- the LOC136668487 gene encoding olfactory receptor 52D1-like, producing the protein MENLTFNSPVLQLEGLVVSELYIYPAFLSLLFAYVLIVISNTAIILLITMERRLHEPMYLLFCNLPFNDVFGNSVVVPRLMVDMLKPASERYISFRDCVTQAFGYHMFSVASNCILMVMAFDRYVAICNPLHYTTIMTTKMVAKLTVSAWAVTLLLVCILLSLTLRLNHCGTFITNPFCDNVSLYKLSCEGSFISNVYGLVYTAVVAGCSLTTIGITYSKIAIVCLSSKNKSLNSKALKTCSTHLTVFMIMWSCGCSMFILHRFSGVAEYRKAAALIFHIIPGILNPLIYALQCTEIRHVILKLLNIKKQVP